The Primulina tabacum isolate GXHZ01 chromosome 1, ASM2559414v2, whole genome shotgun sequence genome contains the following window.
TGATGTTCCAAGACCTAGACACCTGCTTAAGTGCATAAATAGACTTTTTcagtttgcatactttatgctcTTGACCGTTGTGAATAAAACCATCTGGTTGTACCATATAAATGGTTTCGTCAAGATTTTCATTAAGAaatgctgtcttgacatccatttgccaCACCTCATAATCAAAATGAGCTGCAATGGATAAGAGGATCCGAATAGACTTTATCATAGCCACAGGTAAGAAGGTTTCATCGTAATCGATTCCTTCTCGTTTGCTAAAACCTTTGACTACCAATCTAGCCTTAAATGTCTCCATTTTTCCGTCTATTCATCTCTTTCTCTTGTAGACCCACTTACACCCTATAGGTTTCACCCCTTCAGGAATGTCTACAAGAACCCAGATGGAGTTAGTGTACATGGATCTCATTTCTGATTCCATGGCACTCCTCCATTGGTCAGCATCAACATCCTTCATAGCTTCTTTGTACGTGATGGGATCCTCCTCTTGTTCAATGGAAACCGCATCAAACGATTCTCCATAGAGCAAGTATCTAGAAGGTTGTAGAATGACCCTCCcactacgtctaagttatggagGTTCTTGGTTGATTGGAATTGATTGTTGTTGTCTTAAGTTATCTTCTTGACCATTTCCTTCATTCTCCATTTGGATATGATGGGGTGACCGATCATTGGAACCAATTTCTTCTACCACTTCATTTGTTTAGAAACCAGTGGTTAATGGTGGTAGAAATGTGAATTCAAACTGAGTAGGTTCAGTGCGGATATCTGGAGTAGATGATTTAGCAATCTCTTCCAAAAAAACCTTACTCTTTGATTCACTCTCTTCTATGTGTTTGTCCTCTAAGAAGGTTGCATTTGTACTTACAAATATCTTCTTGTCTTGAGGACTATAGAAGTAATATCCTCTTGTTCCCTTAGGATATCCAACAAACATGCATAATTCTGATCtaggttccattttatccatcTTTCTCTTTAGCACATAAGCATGACATCCCCATATCCGAATATGTCTTAGATTAGGCACGCGCCCATTCCACAATTCAAGAGGTGTCTTAGAGACAGACTTAGAAGGAATCATGCTCAATAAGTATATTGCAGTTTGGATagcatatccccaaaaagatGTACTGAGCTTAGAGAAACTTAGCATGGACCTAACCATGTCCAACAAAGTcctatttctcctttcagagacACCATTCTGCTGAGGTGTAGCTGGTGCACTCAATTGGGATATCATTGTAAGGGACCCGACGAATCAGCCGGCCCTTACCTCACAGGACTCCTCCCCCCTAGCAGGGAAGTCCATGCCTCCCCAAGATTCGAACCTATGACCTCCAGGACAATCAGCCGGAGGTCATAGGTTCGAATCTTGGGGAGGCATGGACACCACTGCCAGGGGTGGTGAGTCCTGTGAGTGAGACCGGCTGATTCGTCGGGTCTCTACAATCATCCAATTATCTGATAAGTATGTTCTAAAGTCATTGGATAGATACTCGCCACCTCTGTCTGATCGAAGTGTTTTTATGAtcttacctaattgtttttccacttcatttctgaatttcttgaacttttcaaaagattcaTATCTGTGGGACATTAGGTAAACATAACCGTATCTAGAGTAATCATCAGTGAAGGTGATGAAATACTCAAATCCACCTCTAGCTTGTACACTAATTGGTCCACATACATCAGCGTGCACTAATTCCAAAACTTCATTGGCTCTATGTACTTTAGATTTAAAAGATCTCTTAGTCATCTTACCTTCCAAACAGGATTCACATAGAGGCAAGGAATCCACCTTTAAATTACTTAAAGGACCATCCTTTACCAACCGTTGAATTCTATTAAGATTGATATGACCAAGTCTCAAGTGCCACAAATAAGTTTCATTATTGGGAGACAATTTAATTCGTTTGTTGGATTCAATGTGATGCAAAGAGCTGTCATCATGTTTTAAGACATACAAATCGTTATTCAAATGTCCCTTGAAAATAAGGGCTTTATTCAAGGTAATATCAACTACCATTTGTGAAAAATGGACATGATATCCTTGTCTAAACAATAAAACAACTGAAATCAAATTTCTAGTAATCTCCGGAACATAATAACAATGTCTTAAAACCAAATGTTTATTATtcgaaaaataaagataaacaaTTCCAACAGCTTTTGCAGACACCACAGCTCCTGTGCCAACCCTTAGAGTATGTTCCTCTTCATTGAGGCTTCTGATTACTTGGAACCCCTGCAAAATATTGCATATATGATTAGTGGCTCCAGAATCTACAATCCAAGTATCAGTAGAATCAACCACTAACAAGACTCAATAAAAGATAACTCACCACTAGCTTGCTTCTTGGAAGCTAGATATTCTTGGCAGTTTCTCTTCCAATGACCCTTTTCTCCACAATGGAAACATTTTCCCTTAGGCTTGCCATCTACCTTGACctttttttcattttgttgTGGACCCTTCTTGTTGGGCTTCTTCCTTTTATTCCCATTTTTACCTTTCGGCTTGGAATAAGATGGCCCAGCAGAAGCAACAACAAATGCATCACCAGTTTTAGTCTTAAGAACACTTTCAGCAGTTTGGAGTTCCTTCATCAGCTCAGTCAGGGACATATTTAGCTTATTCATGCTATAGCTAACTTTAAACTGTGAGAACATCTCAGGGAGAGTCTCAAGTGCTATGTCAACCTGAGTCTCTGATTTGATTTCAGCCCCTAACACCTCAGCCATGTTAAACTGAGcgatcaatgcaatcatatgatcTCTCACGGGCGTCCCAGGTTTCATGCGCATGTTCATAATGGTTCTAATGGTTGCTTGTCGTGCCTGACGTCCTTGATGGTCAAACATTTCTTGGAGGCTATCCATGATTTTTGTAGCAGTGTCCATGTTCTGATGTTTCTGTTGCAGCACATTTGAGATGGATCCCAAAATATAGCAACGGGCCATCTTATCAGAGCTGATCCACTTATCATAAGCTTGCCTTTGAGCTGCTGTGGACTCCGCCGTAAGCACCGATGGACAGGGTTCATTGAGCACATATTTGTGTTTCTCCGCAGTTAAGACAATCAACAAATTACGTTTCCAATCAATGTAATTTTCTCCGACTAGTTGGTTGTTGGTCAATATCATAGACAGTGAATTTCCAGTCAtttttctgaaattaaaataaatttaaatgagcaatgcaataaataaaattatgtgttatgcattaaatgcatttgtAGATCCCAAAAAACTACTACAACACAACAATTTACCTAAAACTCCAAAATACACAATTTTTTCTTTAGGAAAAAAACATGTTATTTATAGTTAGGCTGAGACCCTCCCACTAAATTCAATATATCTAGCAACTCATGCAATATTAATTTAGTATTGCTTGATTTTGGCTATCAAAAGATATTGTAAAAAATATTCTATAGGAAATTCTCACAATATCATCGACATAAGTGTATacctttaaattaattatttatcaagtatCAAATTAATTATGTCACCTATAGGGTGGTCACAATTAATTTTactataaaataattataataatggGTCCAATCAAGTAACCAAAACAATGTAGCCCTCCTATAGGGAGACCAATAAAATTGGCACGAGGCATACACATATTCTTACTAATGGACTAATAAGGGAGACCGTGGgcttatttaaaatataccatCTCAcacttaatatttaaatttaattttgggttttatccgattaataaaatcatgactattttaactcttaaaatagttcaattattaatcataatatttattctctaaactaaaaatataatagaaaataaataaaattttatgcatgacaaTATGGTACCTAAAGCGGTGTTtatgcaactacatggcatgaTGCATGAATGACAATTAATTTCGTAATTAAAGCAATATAAGCAATAATTAAACAAGAACAAATTTATGGCCCAACCTAGacacacaaaaaaaattaaagatctaATTGATCCCAATTTGGCCCAATtcttcaatttttaaaaaatgtgtcCAGTCCAAGTTATTAATCCAGCAACCTGGTTTGGCCCATGAATAATTTTCCGGATCCGACCCGAAAGCCCATGACCCGAACCTGCGATCCATCTTCTGCAACCCTAAAGAAAATGTTGCTGCCACCGTCGCTGCCGCCGCTGGAATCGCCGGAAACCTGCGGACGTGAAGATCTCCACCGCGCCAGTCACTGGGAAACCACCGAGACACCATATCCATTTCGAAATCGAAAATAGATGCCCGAGTTTTCCAGATCCAACGCATAAAAATGGTGATTTTCGCATCTCTTTCGCGCCCGCTCCACCGTGAAGAACAACGCATGAGAAGGACCGCAAACCACCTTCGCATACATTCCTCATCCTCGCGGCCGCGTGCTTTCGATTGTGCAATCCAGATTTGCTTTTTCATGGTGGTTTTCGGAGTTTTCTGAACAGGTCCCTGACATTTTGAAGAAGACGCACTCTGGTCCCTGGAATCTTTTGGACGAAATTTCCTTTTGGTCCTTATGGTTTTAATTGAAATTGCATCCGGCCCTCCAGTTCTTTAAACAGAAACAGAAAAGCTCAAATCcgaaaaatacaataaaaattgCACGAAAATAAACAAGGGGAAACATGGAGTCGTAATCCACCCCTTGGTTACAGACTAGAAAATACGAAGTACAATTTCACCAAAAAACTATGGCCATAAACtgttcaaaaataaataaatcaatctAATCAAACCacaatcgcataaatctaaCACCGCTTTAAActaaaacatgcataaataattaattaattcgaaaTACGCAAAACAATATCAAAACccgtggctctgataccatatgtTAGCCAAGATCGAGAAGATCGGatcacaaaaattaatttcttgtGATTTCAATCATCTCTTCTTCACAGGATCAATTGTTCTACGTATTTaacacgaattaattaattacaacaCACAGAAATTAGATATTACCCTTGAAGCGTGTATTCGATCTTTCTCTGCACTAGATCTACGCTCCAAACCTCCAAGCCTTCTCCGGTGTTCTCTCAAACTCTAAACGTAGGATTGTGTGTGGTCACTTGTtacaatatcatatatatatatatatatatatatatatatatatatattatatttgtaaTATCTTGTAACATAAAAGATAATGACaatatctttttaaaatataaatttaaatggaCATAATATATTATACCATATCTAGAAGATTAGATGATAAACTTCCATTAATATAATAGTCTAGATAAATTTATCCCACATATACCATAAATTATAACTCATATAATTTATCTGAGTTTATATTAGAGCCACCAAAGGGACCTGGTCGGATTCAATTAATGTAAgcttcaataaattaatttgatccaatcaactcatgattaatcaaaataatttattaatcttattcTACTCCACTAAAAGAATAAGATTGTACTATC
Protein-coding sequences here:
- the LOC142511371 gene encoding uncharacterized protein LOC142511371 — encoded protein: MTGNSLSMILTNNQLVGENYIDWKRNLLIVLTAEKHKYVLNEPCPSVLTAESTAAQRQAYDKWISSDKMARCYILGSISNVLQQKHQNMDTATKIMDSLQEMFDHQGRQARQATIRTIMNMRMKPGTPVRDHMIALIAQFNMAEVLGAEIKSETQVDIALETLPEMFSQFKVSYSMNKLNMSLTELMKELQTAESVLKTKTGDAFVVASAGPSYSKPKGKNGNKRKKPNKKGPQQNEKKVKVDGKPKGKCFHCGEKGHWKRNCQEYLASKKQASGVPSNQKPQ